The Desulfuromonadales bacterium genome segment CCGGGGGCGGCGGTGATGGTAATGAATTTCTTGATGGTCAGCACGAGCAGCCCGAAATCGATCCCGACGGCCATCTTCAGGCCTGCCTCCTCGCCGGCCTCGACCAGTTGGGTCAGCCAGAAAAGTGCCTTGTCGCCGTCGAGCAGATCGCCCTGCCAGCAGTCGAGGTCGAGAAAGGTGGTGAACTGCTCGCAGGTGACCAGCGGCAGCAGTTCGGGGATGTCCTCCACCCCCAGTTCCTTGAAGAGCAGGAAGAGTTCCTGGGCCGGCAGCCGGCGCACCAGCTCCTCGGCATCCTGTGCCTCGATGAGCAGGTCGTACTTCTGGCGACCGTGGGCGCTGCGCACCATCTCCAGACGCTCGGCCAGGGAGAGGGCGTTGAACTCTCTGGGGGTCAGGCGGCGCGGTGCCCGCAGCAGAGTGAGGTGCTTCACCTTCTTTTCGCGGGGCAGATCGATTCGGGCCATACGGGTAAACTCCTGCCGGCTCATGATTTTTTCACCGGGCGGACAATGTAATCCACCGCCAGGG includes the following:
- a CDS encoding DUF6178 family protein, with amino-acid sequence MARIDLPREKKVKHLTLLRAPRRLTPREFNALSLAERLEMVRSAHGRQKYDLLIEAQDAEELVRRLPAQELFLLFKELGVEDIPELLPLVTCEQFTTFLDLDCWQGDLLDGDKALFWLTQLVEAGEEAGLKMAVGIDFGLLVLTIKKFITITAAPG